A DNA window from Sulfitobacter sp. BSw21498 contains the following coding sequences:
- the hisC gene encoding histidinol-phosphate transaminase codes for MTTAIRPQPGIMDIALYQGGASHVAGLENVIKLSSNENPLGPSDVAIKAFRDASYDLHRYPSSDHTALRQAIAQVHGLDADRIICGAGSDEVIAFLCQAFSGEGTEVLHTVHGFGMYRISALANGATPVEVPENERVTDVDALLAGCTDKTRLVFIANPNNPTGTMIGLSEIERLAAGIPEKAILVLDGAYAEYVEGYDGGAALVDSHDNIVMTRTFSKLYGLGGLRIGWGYAPAHIIDVLNRVRGPFNLSQAALNAATAAIKDTGYAAHCRSENAKWRTWMADALAEIGVPSDVSCANFILARFKSQAEAEACDEHLKTQGLIVRRVAGYQLPNCLRITVGDESACRRVVHAVRQFKGD; via the coding sequence ATGACAACCGCTATTCGCCCGCAACCCGGCATTATGGACATCGCGCTGTATCAAGGCGGGGCATCCCATGTGGCGGGGCTTGAAAATGTGATCAAGCTTAGCTCGAACGAGAACCCGCTTGGCCCGTCCGACGTCGCCATCAAAGCGTTCCGGGATGCGTCATATGACCTGCATCGTTACCCGTCATCCGATCACACAGCATTGCGTCAAGCCATTGCGCAGGTGCACGGGCTCGACGCCGATCGCATCATTTGTGGGGCCGGTTCAGACGAGGTTATTGCATTTCTGTGCCAAGCGTTTTCGGGCGAGGGTACCGAGGTGCTGCACACGGTGCACGGCTTTGGCATGTACCGGATTTCCGCACTGGCCAATGGGGCTACCCCGGTCGAGGTGCCCGAAAATGAACGGGTGACGGATGTGGACGCGTTGCTTGCGGGCTGCACCGACAAGACACGGCTGGTGTTTATCGCGAACCCGAATAACCCCACAGGCACAATGATCGGGCTAAGTGAAATTGAACGGCTGGCCGCAGGTATCCCCGAAAAGGCCATTCTGGTTCTGGACGGGGCCTATGCTGAATATGTCGAAGGATATGACGGCGGCGCTGCTTTGGTCGATAGTCACGATAATATCGTGATGACGCGGACCTTCTCAAAGCTCTATGGCCTGGGTGGCTTGCGCATCGGCTGGGGCTATGCGCCGGCCCATATCATCGACGTCCTGAACCGCGTGCGGGGGCCGTTTAACCTCTCGCAAGCCGCATTGAACGCGGCGACAGCGGCGATCAAGGACACAGGGTATGCTGCTCATTGCCGCAGCGAAAATGCGAAATGGCGCACCTGGATGGCTGATGCCTTGGCCGAGATTGGCGTTCCATCGGATGTGTCCTGCGCGAATTTTATTCTCGCGCGGTTCAAGTCGCAGGCCGAGGCCGAGGCTTGTGATGAACACCTCAAGACCCAAGGCTTGATCGTGCGGCGCGTTGCCGGATACCAGCTGCCCAATTGCCTGCGCATTACCGTGGGCGATGAAAGCGCATGCCGTCGCGTGGTTCATGCGGTCCGACAGTTTAAAGGCGACTAA
- a CDS encoding prephenate/arogenate dehydrogenase family protein: MPVIYEKVALIGLGLIASSMFWAMKRGGLAGHVSGFARSADTRDTAREIGLCDEVCDSIAKTVKDADLVVLCVPVGVMGSVAAEMAGYLKPGCTVTDVGSVKADVIAQVGPLLPEGVHFIPAHPLAGTEHSGPRSGFAELFDNRWCLLVPVPDTNANAISRLRNLWDGMGANVEEMDAEHHDLVLAVTSHAPHLIAYTMVGVADDLRRVTDSEVIKYSAAGFRDFTRIAASDPTMWRDVFLTNKDATLEILGRFTEELFALQRAIRMGDGDHLHDYFTRTRAIRRGIIEAGQDTDAPNFGRQPGNK, encoded by the coding sequence ATGCCCGTAATTTATGAAAAAGTAGCGTTAATCGGGCTGGGCTTGATCGCCTCTTCGATGTTCTGGGCGATGAAGCGCGGCGGGCTTGCGGGTCATGTGTCGGGCTTCGCGCGCAGTGCGGACACCCGCGACACCGCCCGCGAAATCGGCCTGTGCGACGAGGTCTGCGATTCCATTGCCAAAACCGTGAAAGATGCGGATCTGGTGGTTCTTTGCGTTCCCGTGGGCGTCATGGGCTCGGTTGCTGCGGAAATGGCCGGATATCTGAAGCCGGGCTGCACGGTCACGGATGTGGGGTCGGTTAAGGCAGATGTGATCGCGCAGGTTGGACCGCTCCTACCCGAGGGCGTCCATTTTATTCCTGCGCATCCGTTGGCGGGGACCGAACATTCCGGCCCACGCAGCGGTTTCGCAGAGCTGTTCGACAACCGCTGGTGCCTGCTGGTGCCCGTGCCCGACACCAACGCCAATGCGATTTCACGGTTGCGCAACCTGTGGGACGGCATGGGGGCCAACGTCGAGGAAATGGACGCGGAGCATCACGATCTGGTGCTTGCGGTGACCAGCCATGCCCCCCACCTGATCGCCTATACGATGGTCGGGGTGGCCGATGATTTGCGCCGCGTGACCGACAGCGAAGTCATCAAATACTCGGCCGCCGGCTTTCGTGACTTCACCCGTATCGCTGCCAGCGATCCGACCATGTGGCGGGATGTTTTCCTGACCAACAAGGACGCCACACTCGAGATACTGGGTCGCTTCACCGAGGAACTTTTTGCGTTGCAGCGGGCGATCCGCATGGGGGACGGCGATCATCTTCATGATTACTTTACCCGCACCCGTGCCATCCGCCGTGGTATTATCGAGGCGGGTCAGGACACGGATGCGCCGAACTTTGGGCGCCAACCGGGCAACAAATAA
- a CDS encoding DUF2125 domain-containing protein, which produces MGKLVLIIVVLAAVWCGWWFAASSGLQRGIAKLIETRRAAGWQADVGEMKKQGFPVRLQTRLTDVSLTPPAASAQQGVASAVAAKRIDISTPAYWPGYMTVSTPYVELGLSGPNLRAVLTAEDVTTNLRLRPSVSGQLDRLTLDGGAWVLDLPATGPVEGRSLNVSAVQQTVGQPIYDLALDAQNVTPSTALRSMFGLPDDWTDAFETVTAKATITFDRLWDRSALGRTRPQPRVIDLRHAELAWGDVALTLKGTMAVAEDGLATGTLSVKAQDWPMMLTMAENAGFIPPNFRPQAEQMLKGLAQMSGNTNGLDLDISVKDGKMSMGFIPLGRAPKIILR; this is translated from the coding sequence ATGGGCAAGCTCGTGTTGATTATCGTCGTCCTAGCGGCGGTTTGGTGCGGATGGTGGTTCGCCGCGTCTTCGGGGTTGCAGCGGGGCATCGCCAAACTGATCGAAACGCGCCGTGCCGCCGGATGGCAGGCCGACGTGGGCGAGATGAAAAAACAAGGCTTCCCTGTGCGGCTGCAAACCCGCCTGACAGATGTGTCCCTGACACCGCCTGCCGCAAGTGCGCAGCAGGGCGTCGCCAGCGCCGTGGCTGCCAAGCGTATCGATATCTCCACCCCCGCCTATTGGCCGGGCTATATGACCGTATCCACCCCCTATGTTGAACTCGGCCTGTCCGGCCCCAACCTGCGTGCCGTGCTGACCGCAGAGGACGTCACCACCAATTTGCGCCTGCGGCCAAGCGTTTCTGGCCAACTGGACCGGCTGACGTTAGACGGTGGCGCTTGGGTGCTTGACCTTCCGGCAACAGGCCCCGTCGAAGGGCGCAGCCTGAACGTCAGCGCCGTGCAGCAGACCGTAGGGCAACCGATTTATGATCTGGCGCTCGATGCGCAGAACGTCACCCCTAGTACGGCGCTGCGTAGCATGTTCGGCCTGCCTGACGACTGGACGGATGCCTTTGAAACGGTAACGGCCAAGGCGACCATCACCTTCGACCGCCTGTGGGACCGCAGCGCGCTTGGCCGGACCCGCCCACAGCCGCGCGTCATCGACCTGCGCCATGCGGAACTGGCGTGGGGGGATGTGGCGCTGACGCTAAAAGGGACGATGGCCGTTGCCGAGGACGGGCTGGCGACAGGGACGCTGTCGGTAAAAGCGCAAGATTGGCCAATGATGCTGACCATGGCGGAAAACGCCGGTTTTATCCCGCCCAACTTTCGCCCCCAAGCGGAACAAATGCTCAAGGGGCTGGCTCAAATGTCTGGCAACACGAATGGGCTGGATCTGGACATCAGCGTGAAGGACGGGAAAATGTCGATGGGGTTCATCCCCTTAGGCCGTGCGCCCAAGATTATCTTGCGCTGA
- a CDS encoding gamma-glutamylcyclotransferase codes for MAMWVFGYGSLLWKPGFDVAESVIGRLPGYARSFCMRSIHHRGSVDRPGLVLALDADTGTACDGMALRVAPGTEDATLTYLRERELVSSAYVEKTLEVQLEDGRTVEALVYVIDAAHEQYCGGLPLEEQAQIISGAVGGMGPNTEYLFNTASHLTQIGLHDPSLAWLHDRVKSLGA; via the coding sequence ATGGCGATGTGGGTGTTCGGCTACGGCAGCTTATTGTGGAAACCGGGGTTTGACGTCGCGGAAAGTGTGATCGGGCGGTTGCCCGGTTACGCGCGGTCGTTCTGTATGCGGTCGATCCACCATCGCGGATCGGTTGATCGTCCGGGGCTGGTGCTGGCACTTGATGCCGATACAGGCACGGCCTGCGATGGTATGGCGCTGCGTGTTGCGCCGGGAACCGAAGACGCCACGCTAACCTATTTGCGCGAACGCGAGCTGGTGTCATCGGCCTATGTTGAAAAGACGCTTGAGGTGCAGCTAGAGGATGGCCGCACCGTCGAGGCATTGGTCTATGTGATCGACGCCGCCCACGAGCAATATTGCGGCGGCTTGCCGCTGGAAGAGCAGGCGCAGATCATCTCGGGCGCGGTAGGCGGGATGGGGCCGAACACCGAATATCTGTTTAACACGGCATCCCATTTGACCCAGATTGGGCTGCATGATCCGTCGCTTGCATGGCTTCATGACCGTGTGAAGTCTCTTGGCGCATAA
- a CDS encoding biopolymer transporter ExbB — protein sequence MAQSDRESKPQFSQPVRQITLMLIALALTGIGAFLALPSVLPIFAANPYLNGVIIFVFFIGVIACFYQVLQLIGSVRWIENFASDEPNADAVAPQLLAPLASLLRTRGARMQVNATSTRSILDSVATRIDEAREITRYIVNMLIFLGLLGTFYGLATTVPAVVETIRSLAPQEGDGSTDMFARLMTGLESQLGGMGVAFGSSLLGLAGSLVVGLLELFAGHGQNRFYQELEDWLSSITRVGFSSGEDGASEQAAVAGVLDHMAEQMDSLRQLIGQSTESQTVLNREIGALATTMEELSARAAQTDTAAESLDRIAKGQERMVAVLEGQGDHERADAESRMRLRSIDVQMLRILEEISAGRQETMAEIRKDISLLAKALSAPRGAEPRRLRTPDRSDTEES from the coding sequence ATGGCGCAGTCAGACCGCGAATCCAAACCACAGTTTTCCCAGCCGGTGCGGCAGATCACGCTGATGCTGATCGCCCTTGCGCTTACCGGCATCGGGGCTTTTCTGGCGCTGCCGAGCGTATTGCCTATTTTTGCGGCAAATCCCTATCTGAATGGCGTGATTATTTTCGTCTTCTTTATCGGCGTTATCGCCTGTTTTTATCAGGTGTTGCAGCTGATCGGCTCTGTCCGGTGGATCGAAAACTTTGCCTCCGACGAGCCGAATGCCGATGCCGTAGCACCGCAGCTTTTGGCACCGCTTGCATCGTTGTTGCGCACACGCGGGGCGCGCATGCAGGTGAACGCGACCTCGACCCGCTCTATTCTGGATTCCGTCGCAACCCGCATCGACGAAGCACGCGAGATTACGCGTTATATCGTCAACATGCTGATTTTCCTTGGACTTTTGGGCACTTTCTATGGGCTTGCCACGACTGTTCCGGCGGTTGTCGAAACGATCCGCAGCCTCGCGCCACAAGAAGGCGACGGCAGCACCGATATGTTCGCGCGGTTGATGACCGGACTGGAATCGCAGCTTGGCGGCATGGGTGTGGCCTTTGGGTCCTCCCTCTTGGGGCTGGCGGGGTCGCTGGTTGTGGGGCTGCTTGAACTCTTTGCAGGCCATGGCCAAAACCGCTTTTATCAAGAATTGGAAGACTGGCTCAGCTCGATCACCCGCGTTGGCTTTTCCTCGGGCGAGGACGGCGCGTCGGAGCAGGCTGCTGTGGCGGGCGTGCTGGATCATATGGCCGAACAAATGGACAGCCTGCGCCAGTTGATCGGGCAATCCACCGAGAGCCAGACTGTGCTAAACCGCGAGATCGGTGCGCTTGCCACCACGATGGAGGAGCTGTCTGCACGGGCCGCCCAAACCGATACAGCTGCGGAAAGTCTGGACCGGATCGCCAAGGGGCAAGAACGCATGGTCGCCGTACTCGAAGGGCAGGGCGACCATGAACGGGCGGATGCGGAAAGCCGGATGCGCCTGCGGTCGATCGATGTACAGATGCTGCGTATCCTCGAGGAAATCTCTGCAGGGCGGCAGGAAACCATGGCCGAAATTCGCAAGGATATTTCGTTGCTGGCAAAGGCGCTTTCCGCGCCACGCGGTGCCGAACCCCGCCGTTTGCGCACCCCTGACCGTTCCGACACCGAGGAAAGCTGA
- a CDS encoding peptidoglycan -binding protein: protein MALSRRTGSRFQGSIWPGFVDAMTGLLLVLMFVLTIFMVLQAVQTQRINGQESELNSLSGEVAALAQALGMERQNTADLETQLGSITTSLTAARDKAAEQAAMIASLSATRDAQAVQLNAAEAKITGFETQVANLLSQRDAAVARGETLVARQNELLSAQDALNLALTQARSETDAQVEAARLAAARRDALTALVDDLRAKNQETQAALQSAADANAAALSDAEAARLAEAAAAEQLREKLQNADAELTAMTLALETQRQDAEDTLTLLAAARAAKETLDAELAAALTETETLEAAQADGAALRAKLANALAAKLAAESRADDTRSDAEKRAALLDAARADLAQEEAATAAAQRQTELLNQQIAALRGQLGELQSLLDDAVAQDAVKEVQLQSLGSDLNTALARVAAEERRRAELEAAERARLEAETKNLEQYRSEFFGRLRELLGNQEGVRIEGDRFVFSSEVLFPPGAATLSTDGRKEIAKVAGILRNIAADIPPEIDWVIRVDGHTDNQPLSGLGAFADNWELSQARALSVVKYMINFLGIAPERLAANGFGQYQPVANGNTETARAQNRRIELKLTEK from the coding sequence ATGGCGCTTTCCCGACGTACAGGGTCACGCTTTCAGGGCTCTATCTGGCCAGGGTTCGTGGATGCGATGACGGGCCTGTTGCTGGTTCTGATGTTCGTACTGACCATCTTCATGGTGCTGCAAGCGGTGCAGACGCAACGGATCAATGGGCAGGAAAGCGAGCTGAATTCCCTGTCTGGCGAAGTTGCTGCATTGGCGCAAGCGCTTGGGATGGAACGGCAAAACACTGCAGATCTTGAAACCCAACTGGGGTCAATCACCACGTCGTTGACGGCGGCACGTGATAAGGCGGCAGAACAGGCGGCGATGATTGCGTCATTGTCGGCCACACGCGATGCGCAAGCCGTGCAGTTGAACGCAGCCGAGGCCAAGATAACCGGTTTCGAGACGCAGGTCGCCAATCTGTTGTCCCAACGCGATGCAGCCGTCGCGCGTGGTGAAACGCTTGTGGCACGGCAAAATGAACTGTTGAGCGCACAAGACGCGTTGAACCTCGCGTTGACGCAGGCCCGATCCGAAACGGATGCACAGGTCGAAGCTGCGCGGCTCGCGGCAGCCCGTCGCGATGCGTTGACGGCACTTGTCGATGATCTACGCGCCAAGAACCAGGAAACCCAGGCCGCATTGCAAAGCGCTGCCGACGCAAATGCTGCGGCGCTTTCGGACGCCGAAGCTGCCCGACTGGCCGAAGCCGCCGCGGCAGAGCAGTTGCGTGAAAAGCTGCAAAACGCGGATGCAGAACTGACAGCGATGACCCTTGCGCTTGAGACGCAGCGCCAAGACGCAGAGGATACGCTGACCTTGCTGGCTGCCGCACGTGCCGCCAAGGAAACCTTGGATGCTGAACTCGCTGCCGCCCTTACAGAGACAGAAACCCTTGAGGCCGCGCAGGCAGACGGTGCCGCGCTGCGTGCCAAGCTAGCCAACGCGCTTGCAGCAAAGCTGGCGGCAGAAAGCCGCGCTGACGACACGCGTTCGGATGCGGAAAAACGAGCAGCCTTGCTGGATGCGGCGCGTGCCGATCTGGCGCAGGAGGAGGCCGCCACCGCTGCGGCACAGCGTCAGACAGAGCTATTGAACCAGCAGATTGCAGCGCTGCGCGGCCAGCTAGGGGAACTCCAGTCCTTGCTGGATGATGCCGTCGCACAGGATGCCGTGAAAGAGGTGCAGCTGCAATCGCTTGGGTCCGATCTGAACACCGCGCTTGCGCGGGTCGCCGCCGAAGAACGCCGTCGCGCCGAGTTGGAAGCGGCAGAGCGTGCGCGGCTTGAGGCGGAGACCAAGAACCTTGAACAATACCGTTCCGAGTTCTTTGGCCGGTTGAGAGAGCTTTTGGGGAATCAAGAAGGGGTCCGCATCGAGGGCGACCGGTTTGTCTTCTCTTCCGAAGTGCTCTTCCCACCCGGTGCCGCGACGCTTTCAACGGATGGTCGTAAAGAGATCGCGAAAGTCGCCGGTATTCTACGCAATATTGCCGCCGACATCCCGCCTGAAATCGACTGGGTCATTCGCGTTGACGGGCATACGGACAACCAGCCTTTGTCGGGCTTGGGCGCGTTCGCCGACAATTGGGAGCTGAGCCAAGCGCGGGCATTGTCAGTGGTCAAGTATATGATCAACTTCCTTGGCATCGCGCCAGAGCGTCTGGCGGCGAATGGGTTTGGCCAGTACCAGCCTGTCGCCAACGGGAACACAGAAACGGCCCGTGCCCAGAACCGCCGGATCGAGCTGAAGCTGACCGAAAAGTAA
- a CDS encoding M23 family metallopeptidase translates to MIPRSAVFALTLPFASPVLAEGFLISPPLKCDLATDCYIQQYVDSDPSSNAMDFTCGALSYDGHKGTDFALPDRARINDNIPVLASAAGRVSGMRDGMPDSGYSSATADDIDGKECGNGVVLDHGNGWETQYCHLKQGSISVKTGQEVALGETLGFVGQSGKAAFPHVHLSVRKDGAVIDPFDPDGAPTCDTPGDSSLWSQRPEYRGGGLISIGFSDAVPAYDAIKHGEAAAPSLSVEADALVIWGHMFGTRADDIINLSITGPDGMVISDDVTLTKTQAQAFRAIGKRGRVDWPAGTYTGTVTMIRGLQIISQRSTDIEIK, encoded by the coding sequence ATGATACCACGCAGCGCCGTATTTGCGCTTACCCTGCCCTTTGCCAGCCCCGTGCTGGCAGAGGGTTTTCTTATTTCCCCACCCCTTAAATGTGACCTCGCAACAGACTGCTATATCCAACAGTATGTCGATAGCGACCCGTCATCCAATGCGATGGATTTTACCTGCGGCGCGCTTAGCTATGACGGTCACAAGGGCACCGACTTCGCGCTCCCCGACCGTGCGCGCATCAACGACAATATCCCCGTGCTTGCCAGTGCCGCGGGCCGCGTCAGCGGTATGCGCGACGGCATGCCCGATAGCGGCTATAGCAGCGCAACTGCCGACGATATCGACGGCAAAGAATGCGGCAATGGCGTCGTGCTGGACCACGGGAACGGCTGGGAAACGCAGTATTGCCACCTGAAACAGGGCTCCATCAGCGTTAAGACGGGACAAGAAGTGGCATTGGGAGAAACGCTTGGCTTTGTCGGGCAGTCGGGCAAGGCCGCTTTCCCCCATGTTCATCTGTCCGTGCGCAAAGACGGGGCGGTCATCGACCCCTTTGATCCAGACGGTGCCCCCACCTGCGACACCCCGGGTGACAGCAGCCTATGGTCGCAGCGCCCTGAATATCGCGGTGGCGGGTTGATCAGCATCGGTTTCTCGGATGCCGTGCCCGCCTATGACGCGATCAAGCACGGCGAAGCCGCAGCGCCCTCTTTGTCGGTGGAGGCCGATGCGCTGGTGATCTGGGGCCATATGTTCGGCACGCGGGCCGATGATATTATCAACCTGTCGATCACCGGCCCTGACGGCATGGTGATCTCTGATGATGTGACACTGACGAAAACCCAGGCGCAGGCCTTTCGCGCAATCGGCAAACGGGGCCGCGTGGACTGGCCAGCGGGCACCTATACCGGCACTGTGACGATGATCCGCGGTTTGCAGATCATCAGCCAGCGCAGCACAGACATTGAAATAAAATAG
- the clpA gene encoding ATP-dependent Clp protease ATP-binding subunit ClpA encodes MPSFSSTLEQAIHSALALANARKHEFATLEHLLLALIDEPDAVQVMKACSVDMTELRETLVEFVDEDLNNLVTDVDGSEAVPTAAFQRVIQRAAIHVQSSGRTEVTGANVLVAIFAERESNAAYFLQEQDMTRYDAVNYIAHGVAKDPAFGEPRSVSGAPDHEEEAQGVTDGDKKESALAKYTVDLNAKSREGDVDPLIGRSDEVERCIQVLCRRRKNNPLLVGDPGVGKTAIAEGLARKIVAGETPEVLANTTIYSLDMGALLAGTRYRGDFEERLKAVVTELEAHKDAVLFIDEIHTVIGAGATSGGAMDASNLLKPALAGGKLRTMGSTTYKEFRQHFEKDRALARRFQKIDVNEPSVEDAVKILRGIKPYFEDHHSVKYTADAIRTSVELAHRYINDRKLPDSAIDVIDEAGAAQHLLSASKRRKTIGTKEVEAVVAKIARIPPKNVSKDDVIVLKDLEASLKRVVFGQDKAIEALSSAIKLARAGLREPEKPIGNYLFAGPTGVGKTEVAKQLADTLGVELLRFDMSEYMEKHAVSRLIGAPPGYVGFDQGGMLTDGVDQHPHCVLLLDEMEKAHPDVYNILLQVMDHGKLTDHNGRTVDFRNVVLIMTSNAGASEQAKEAIGFGRDRRTGEDTAAIERTFTPEFRNRLDAVISFAPLPKEVILRVVEKFVLQLEAQLMDRNVTIELSTKAAEWLGEKGYDARMGARPLGRVIQEHIKKPLAEELLFGKLAKGGVVKIDVKKGELDLTILSSENPKLTGNKPPLLTAE; translated from the coding sequence GTGCCTTCATTCTCGTCTACCCTAGAACAAGCTATCCACTCGGCGTTGGCGCTTGCGAATGCTCGCAAGCACGAATTCGCCACGCTTGAGCATCTTTTACTGGCCCTGATCGACGAACCCGACGCCGTGCAGGTGATGAAAGCCTGCTCTGTCGATATGACCGAACTGCGCGAGACGCTGGTCGAATTCGTTGATGAAGACCTGAATAATCTGGTCACCGACGTTGACGGTTCCGAAGCGGTGCCCACGGCAGCCTTCCAGCGGGTGATCCAGCGCGCGGCGATCCACGTGCAATCGTCGGGCCGGACCGAGGTGACGGGTGCCAATGTGCTGGTCGCCATCTTTGCCGAACGCGAAAGCAACGCGGCCTATTTCCTGCAAGAGCAGGATATGACGCGTTATGATGCGGTGAACTATATCGCGCATGGCGTCGCCAAGGACCCTGCTTTTGGCGAACCACGCTCTGTCTCAGGTGCCCCCGACCACGAGGAAGAAGCCCAAGGCGTCACGGACGGCGACAAAAAAGAATCCGCGCTGGCAAAGTACACTGTCGATCTGAATGCCAAATCCCGCGAGGGTGATGTCGATCCGCTGATCGGCCGCTCGGACGAGGTGGAACGTTGCATTCAGGTGCTGTGCCGCCGGCGTAAGAACAACCCCCTGCTGGTGGGTGATCCCGGTGTTGGTAAAACCGCCATCGCCGAAGGGCTGGCACGCAAAATCGTCGCCGGTGAAACACCCGAAGTACTGGCCAATACCACCATCTATTCGCTCGACATGGGCGCGTTGCTGGCCGGCACCCGCTACCGCGGCGACTTCGAAGAGCGCCTCAAGGCCGTCGTGACGGAGCTGGAAGCCCATAAAGACGCCGTGTTGTTCATCGACGAGATTCACACCGTCATCGGTGCGGGTGCAACTTCCGGTGGGGCCATGGATGCGTCCAACCTGCTGAAACCTGCGTTGGCCGGGGGCAAGCTGCGGACAATGGGGTCTACGACTTACAAAGAATTCCGCCAGCACTTTGAAAAAGACCGTGCCCTTGCCCGTCGTTTCCAAAAGATCGACGTTAACGAACCTTCGGTCGAAGATGCGGTGAAAATTCTGCGCGGGATCAAACCGTATTTCGAGGATCACCACTCGGTCAAATACACGGCCGACGCGATCCGCACCTCGGTTGAACTGGCGCACCGCTATATCAACGACCGCAAGCTGCCGGATTCGGCGATCGACGTGATCGATGAAGCCGGTGCTGCACAGCATCTGCTGTCTGCGTCCAAGCGGCGCAAGACCATCGGCACCAAAGAAGTCGAAGCCGTGGTCGCCAAAATCGCGCGCATCCCGCCCAAGAACGTGTCGAAGGACGATGTGATTGTGCTCAAGGATCTTGAGGCGTCGTTGAAACGTGTGGTCTTTGGTCAGGACAAAGCAATCGAGGCGCTGTCCTCGGCGATCAAACTGGCCCGTGCCGGTCTGCGTGAACCTGAAAAACCCATCGGCAACTACCTGTTCGCAGGGCCGACAGGTGTGGGTAAGACCGAGGTGGCGAAACAGCTGGCGGATACGCTTGGCGTGGAACTGCTGCGCTTTGATATGTCGGAGTATATGGAGAAGCACGCCGTTTCCCGCCTGATTGGCGCCCCTCCCGGCTATGTCGGGTTTGACCAAGGCGGCATGCTGACCGACGGCGTGGACCAGCATCCGCACTGTGTTCTGCTGCTCGACGAGATGGAGAAAGCGCACCCAGACGTCTACAACATTCTGTTGCAGGTTATGGACCACGGCAAGCTGACCGATCACAATGGCCGCACGGTGGATTTCCGCAATGTCGTGCTGATCATGACCTCGAACGCAGGCGCGTCCGAGCAAGCGAAAGAGGCAATCGGCTTTGGTCGTGACCGTCGCACCGGCGAAGACACAGCAGCGATTGAACGGACATTCACGCCCGAATTCCGCAACCGTCTTGATGCGGTGATCAGCTTTGCACCGCTGCCGAAAGAAGTGATCCTGCGCGTGGTCGAAAAGTTTGTACTGCAACTCGAAGCGCAACTTATGGACCGCAACGTGACCATCGAATTGTCGACAAAAGCCGCCGAATGGCTGGGTGAAAAGGGCTATGATGCGCGGATGGGTGCACGACCTCTTGGCCGTGTTATTCAAGAGCACATCAAAAAGCCCCTCGCCGAGGAACTGTTGTTCGGCAAGCTTGCCAAGGGTGGCGTGGTCAAGATCGACGTTAAGAAGGGCGAACTGGATCTGACGATCCTCAGCTCGGAAAACCCTAAACTGACGGGCAACAAGCCACCGTTGCTGACAGCTGAATGA
- the gloB gene encoding hydroxyacylglutathione hydrolase has product MPFDLVTIPCLSDNYAYLLRDQTSGKVALIDVPEAAPIAAKLDELGWTLTEIWLTHHHPDHIQGVPELIADHPARVIGAKADEQRLPPLDEAYDDGQSFTFGDHTVDVIDVSGHTVGHIAFHVPAAKCVFTADSLMALGCGRLFEGSPAQMWDSLQKLMQLPADTTVCSGHEYTQSNAKFALTVDPENAALISRTREIDQARADGVPTVPSTLSTELETNPFLRPSDPGIRAQLGMVNATDTDVFAEIRARKDRF; this is encoded by the coding sequence ATGCCCTTTGATCTTGTGACCATCCCCTGCCTGTCCGACAACTATGCCTACTTGCTGCGCGACCAGACCAGCGGCAAGGTCGCCCTGATCGACGTGCCCGAAGCCGCGCCGATTGCGGCCAAGCTGGATGAATTGGGCTGGACGCTGACAGAAATCTGGCTGACCCACCACCACCCGGACCACATTCAAGGCGTGCCCGAGCTGATCGCTGACCATCCCGCCCGCGTGATTGGGGCCAAAGCTGATGAACAGCGTTTGCCGCCGCTGGACGAGGCGTATGACGACGGGCAGTCCTTTACCTTCGGCGACCATACTGTCGATGTGATCGACGTGTCGGGCCATACCGTAGGCCATATCGCTTTTCACGTGCCCGCTGCCAAATGCGTCTTTACCGCGGACAGCCTGATGGCTCTTGGCTGTGGCCGCCTGTTTGAAGGGTCACCGGCGCAGATGTGGGACAGCCTGCAAAAGCTGATGCAACTTCCAGCCGACACCACCGTATGTTCGGGCCACGAATACACCCAGTCGAACGCAAAATTTGCCCTGACGGTTGATCCCGAAAACGCCGCGCTTATATCTCGTACAAGAGAGATCGATCAGGCCCGTGCAGATGGCGTGCCGACAGTTCCCTCGACGCTTTCAACGGAACTTGAAACCAACCCGTTTTTGCGCCCGTCCGATCCGGGCATTCGCGCGCAACTGGGGATGGTCAACGCCACCGACACCGATGTGTTTGCCGAAATTCGCGCGCGCAAAGACCGTTTCTGA